A genomic region of Branchiostoma lanceolatum isolate klBraLanc5 chromosome 4, klBraLanc5.hap2, whole genome shotgun sequence contains the following coding sequences:
- the LOC136432666 gene encoding leukotriene-B4 omega-hydroxylase 3-like: MAFLGDVHGLMDVVLWCVLTVTVLLLCQAAAVVWRSLQRVKLQEKVLPVPPGAHWLFGHTILGKDLEKESLEWTTEYKYAYLFKYGAGMTHCSVVHPEYVKKVFSSISDKGAFPYSVLRPWLGDGLLISSGARWFRNRRLLTPAFHFEVLKPYIGLFSESTNVMLKKWAELGPGSSVDVFHHVSLMTLDSMLKCALGQNTDCQTSKTNNYISAVLELSDLTMQRLANLFHYALKDRLYFWLTSSGRRYKKARDSAHRYSETIIKERRETLDHPGSLGIQHGRKYLDFLDILLKAKDEDGNGLTNAEIRDEVDTFMFEGHDTTASGLSWTLYCLARHPGHQEKCRKEAQEVLQGRTEVTWDNLSSLKYLTLCIKESLRMYPPVAKVLRELKEPMTFFDGKTLPQGSTVFISISNLHYNPHVWENPKEFDPLRFAPENSKNRSPYAFLPFAAGPRNCIGQHFAMNELKTALALILQRFSLAPDDTLPEPVPQYQLVTRAKPPGLFLKIKPIE, from the exons ATGGCGTTCCTTGGCGATGTTCATGGCTTAATGGACGTTGTGCTATGGTGTGTGTTAACAGTGACCGTACTCCTACTGTGCCAGGCTGCCGCAGTTGTCTGGAGATCGCTGCAGAGGGTGAAACTGCAGGAGAAGGTGCTGCCTGTTCCACCGGGAGCACACTGGCTGTTCGGTCACACCATCCTG GGGAAGGACCTAGAAAAGGAATCTTTGGAATGGACGACGGAGTACAAATACGCATACCTCTTCAAGTACGGCGCAGGGATGACCCATTGTTCCGTAGTCCACCCGGAATACGTCAAGAAAGTATTCTCTAGTATTTCAG ATAAGGGTGCGTTTCCGTACAGCGTTCTGAGGCCTTGGTTAG GTGACGGCCTTTTGATCAGTAGCGGGGCCAGGTGGTTCCGGAACCGCCGCCTGCTCACACCGGCCTTCCACTTCGAGGTGCTGAAACCGTACATCGGACTGTTCTCTGAGAGCACAAACGTCATGTTG AAAAAGTGGGCGGAGCTTGGACCCGGATCATCTGTTGACGTGTTCCACCACGTGAGTCTGATGACGCTGGACAGCATGCTGAAGTGTGCTCTCGGACAGAACACTGACTGTCAAACCAG caaaacaaacaactacATATCTGCTGTGCTTGAGCTGTCGGACCTGACAATGCAGCGCCTAGCCAACCTGTTTCATTACGCTCTAAAGGACAGGTTGTACTTCTGGCTCACATCCTCTGGCAGAAG GTACAAGAAGGCCCGCGATTCTGCCCACCGGTACTCCGAGACCATCATCAAAGAACGCAGGGAAACTCTAGATCATCCAGGTTCACTAGGCATTCAGCATGGACGCAAATATTTGGACTTTCTGGATATCTTGCTGAAGGCAAAG GACGAGGACGGTAACGGCCTGACTAATGCTGAGATCAGGGACGAGGTGGACACCTTCATGTTCGAGGGACACGACACCACAGCCAGCGGGCTGTCCTGGACCCTGTACTGTCTGGCTCGTCATCCGGGACATCAGGAGAAGTGCAGGAAGGAGGCACAAGAAGTGTTGCAGGGGAGAACGGAAGTGACGTG GGACAACTTATCGTCGCTAAAGTACCTCACCCTGTGCATCAAGGAAAGCCTGAGGATGTATCCTCCTGTCGCGAAGGTATTGCGGGAATTAAAGGAACCCATGACTTTCTTCGACGGCAAAACGCTACCACAAG GCTCTACTGTGTTCATTTCTATAAGCAACCTGCACTACAACCCTCATGTGTGGGAGAACCCGAAG gaATTTGATCCTCTTCGCTTCGCGCCCGAGAACTCGAAGAACCGAAGTCCATACGCCTTCCTTCCTTTTGCAGCAGGACCGAG GAACTGTATCGGACAGCACTTCGCTATGAACGAGTTGAAGACAGCTCTTGCGCTCATCCTGCAGCGGTTCAGCCTGGCTCCTGACGACACCCTACCGGAGCCGGTTCCCCAATATCAATTAGTCACACGAGCTAAACCTCCTGGGCTCTTCCTCAAGATCAAACCCATTGAGTGA